From Bacillus basilensis, a single genomic window includes:
- a CDS encoding cardiolipin synthase: MKKPIVQLLLVFIIVSIVLLLLDTSILSLYTFFGVLWSLTIIGISFVIFIENRSPQSTLAWFLVLALLPVVGVLLYSIFGRSRWRRKKHLHRSEEQRKLFREILEGRRVELSLTVPLHERSTHLTKVIQKFGGGPAADRTTTKLLTNGDQTFSEILQAIEQAKHHIHIQYYIYKSDEIGTKVRDALIKKAKSGVIVRFLYDGLGSNTLRRRFLKPMKEAGIEIVEFDPIFSAWLLETVNYRNHRKIVIVDGEIGFTGGLNVGDEYLGRSKKFPVWRDSHLKIEGKALYKLQAIFLEDWLYASSGLNTYSWDQFMNRQYFPGKEISSAEGAVQIVASGPSSDDKSIRNTLLAVMGSAKKSIWIATPYFIPDQETLTLLRLSAISGIDVRILYPGKSDSIISDQASQSYFTPLLKAGASIYSYKDGFMHAKIVLVDDKIATIGTANMDVRSFELNYELISVLYESETVHDIKLDFEDDFKHSYEIKWNAFQKRSIKKRILESFMRLISPLL, from the coding sequence ATGAAGAAGCCTATCGTTCAATTATTATTGGTATTTATAATTGTATCTATCGTACTCTTACTTTTAGATACGTCTATCCTCTCACTATATACCTTTTTCGGTGTATTATGGTCTCTTACAATCATAGGAATATCTTTCGTTATTTTTATCGAAAATAGATCTCCACAAAGCACTTTAGCATGGTTTTTAGTATTAGCACTTCTTCCCGTTGTAGGTGTGCTTTTATACTCTATTTTCGGGCGTAGCCGTTGGAGAAGAAAAAAACATCTCCATCGTTCAGAAGAACAAAGAAAATTATTCCGTGAAATATTAGAAGGAAGACGAGTAGAATTATCACTCACAGTCCCCTTACATGAGCGTTCTACACATTTAACAAAAGTTATACAAAAATTTGGAGGCGGACCTGCCGCAGATAGAACAACTACAAAACTTTTAACAAACGGAGATCAAACATTCTCAGAAATTTTGCAAGCTATCGAGCAAGCAAAACATCACATACATATTCAATACTATATTTATAAATCTGATGAGATTGGTACAAAAGTTCGGGATGCGTTAATAAAAAAAGCAAAATCTGGTGTTATTGTACGCTTCCTTTATGATGGATTAGGAAGTAATACGTTAAGAAGACGCTTTTTAAAGCCTATGAAAGAAGCTGGGATTGAAATTGTTGAATTTGACCCTATTTTTTCAGCTTGGTTACTTGAAACAGTTAATTATCGTAACCACCGTAAAATCGTCATTGTAGATGGAGAAATCGGTTTTACTGGTGGACTCAACGTTGGTGATGAATATCTTGGCCGTTCAAAAAAATTTCCCGTTTGGCGTGATAGTCATTTAAAAATAGAAGGAAAAGCGCTATATAAATTACAAGCAATTTTTCTAGAGGATTGGCTCTATGCATCTAGTGGATTGAATACTTATTCTTGGGATCAATTTATGAATAGACAATACTTCCCAGGTAAAGAAATTTCAAGTGCAGAAGGTGCTGTGCAAATTGTAGCGAGCGGACCAAGCTCAGATGATAAAAGCATTCGCAATACATTATTAGCTGTTATGGGATCTGCAAAAAAATCGATTTGGATTGCTACACCATACTTTATTCCGGATCAAGAAACTTTAACATTATTACGCTTAAGTGCGATTTCTGGCATAGATGTACGCATTTTATATCCCGGTAAAAGTGATAGTATTATTAGTGATCAAGCATCTCAGTCCTACTTCACTCCACTTTTAAAAGCTGGTGCCTCCATTTATAGTTATAAAGATGGTTTTATGCATGCGAAAATTGTACTCGTTGATGATAAAATCGCGACAATTGGAACAGCAAATATGGATGTACGCAGCTTCGAATTAAATTATGAACTTATTAGCGTACTTTATGAATCAGAAACTGTTCATGATATTAAACTTGATTTTGAAGATGACTTTAAGCATTCCTATGAAATTAAATGGAACGCCTTCCAAAAAAGAAGTATCAAAAAACGAATATTAGAGTCTTTCATGCGACTCATTTCTCCTTTACTGTAA